A section of the Desulfobulbaceae bacterium genome encodes:
- a CDS encoding division/cell wall cluster transcriptional repressor MraZ, which translates to SLDGKGRLSIPARFRDVLRKQYDDRLMVTPWMKCLKAYPLPQWEKMEMTLLASLREQPDMKKMIRYMIGGVVECSLDKQGRILLPPKLREECGVEKDVVVSGVMTYFEILDKKSWEVDSKPTPEDFNKFEVSLLSTGLL; encoded by the coding sequence TTCGCTCGATGGCAAGGGGCGGCTTAGTATTCCCGCCAGGTTCAGGGATGTTTTGCGCAAGCAGTACGATGATCGCCTCATGGTAACTCCATGGATGAAATGCTTGAAGGCGTACCCGCTACCACAATGGGAAAAGATGGAAATGACCCTTCTGGCAAGTCTTCGGGAGCAACCGGACATGAAAAAAATGATCCGTTACATGATCGGTGGGGTTGTCGAGTGTAGTCTTGATAAACAGGGCAGGATTCTTCTGCCGCCAAAGCTCAGAGAGGAGTGCGGTGTTGAGAAGGATGTCGTCGTAAGCGGTGTTATGACCTATTTTGAAATACTCGATAAGAAAAGTTGGGAGGTCGACAGTAAGCCGACACCTGAAGATTTTAATAAGTTTGAAGTGAGCCTGCTAAGTACTGGCCTGCTATAA
- the rsmH gene encoding 16S rRNA (cytosine(1402)-N(4))-methyltransferase RsmH, producing the protein MHQSVLLNEAMNLLDPEDGGVYVDGNLGMGGHTEKILDLSSPGGRVIGFDWDREAMEFARQRLAKFKDRIVFVSDNFTTIPAKLVELGFDSVDGILLDLGLSSYQLDKSSRGFSFQGSQALDMRMDAERGSTAADLINKASADELADIFFYFGEERQARRITEFIVERRRETKIETTDQLVAIVEAAIPRKYWPQKIHVATKVFQALRIAVNAELDNLESILKSAPEMLKNEAKLCVISFHSLEDRMVKRAFQASSSLRVVTKKPVTPSTQELVNNPRARSAKLRAACKVGTA; encoded by the coding sequence ATGCATCAATCTGTACTTCTCAATGAGGCTATGAATTTGCTTGATCCCGAAGATGGCGGGGTTTACGTCGATGGTAACCTCGGAATGGGCGGTCATACCGAGAAAATTCTGGATTTAAGTTCCCCCGGTGGGCGAGTGATTGGTTTTGATTGGGACAGAGAGGCAATGGAATTTGCCAGACAACGGTTAGCCAAATTTAAAGATCGAATTGTTTTTGTTTCGGACAATTTCACCACAATACCAGCAAAGCTGGTGGAGTTAGGATTTGATAGCGTTGACGGTATTCTGCTTGATTTAGGCTTATCATCATACCAGTTAGATAAGAGCTCAAGAGGATTTAGTTTTCAAGGAAGTCAGGCACTTGACATGCGCATGGATGCAGAGCGCGGGAGCACTGCGGCAGACCTGATTAATAAAGCCTCGGCCGATGAGCTGGCTGACATTTTCTTTTATTTTGGTGAAGAGCGTCAGGCCAGGCGGATTACGGAATTTATTGTAGAGCGTCGCCGGGAAACAAAAATTGAAACAACCGATCAGTTGGTCGCCATAGTTGAAGCAGCTATTCCCCGCAAGTACTGGCCCCAAAAAATACATGTTGCAACCAAGGTGTTCCAGGCCCTCAGGATTGCTGTTAATGCAGAGCTAGACAACCTTGAATCAATTTTAAAAAGTGCACCGGAAATGTTGAAAAATGAAGCAAAATTATGCGTTATTTCATTCCACTCTCTTGAAGACAGAATGGTGAAGCGAGCCTTCCAGGCCAGCAGTTCTTTAAGAGTCGTTACTAAGAAACCAGTGACTCCTTCAACACAAGAACTGGTTAACAATCCGCGTGCACGGAGCGCTAAACTCCGGGCCGCATGTAAAGTGGGGACAGCATGA